From the Lactobacillus johnsonii genome, the window TCTTGGAGACATGATTATCCAGCCTTAAACTTAGTTGATACTTCAACTGTTTTCCAACAAGACCACAATGGCTATACTCACCAAGATCCCGGTATGTTGACTCATTTGTATGAAAAGAATCGTCCAGATTTAATTCACGAATACTTGCCAGCGGATACTAATTCACTTCTTGCTGTATCTGATAAGGCATTTAGAGATCGTGAATGCATCAATGTGTTAGTAACTTCTAAACAACCTCGTCCTCAGTGGTTCTCAATTGAAGAAGCTAAGAAATTAGTTGATAAAGGTCTTGGCTATGTTGACTGGGCATCAACTGATAAGGGCGCTAAGCCAGATGTTGTTTTTGCTTCAACTGGTACTGAACCAACAATTGAATCTTTAGCTGCCATTGACTTACTTCATAAGAAATTCCCAGACTTAAAGATTCGCTATATTAATGTGATTGATGTAATGAAGTTAATGTCACCAGAAAAGAATCCAAATGCAATCAGTAATGAAGAATTCAACCGTCTTTTCCCTAAAGGTACACCAGTTATCTTTGCATGGCATGGATTTAAGCCAATGATGGAATCAATTTGGTTTGATCGCGGCCGTGGTAAAGATGATGTTCATATTCATGGCTATGAAGAAAATGGTAACATTACTACTCCTTTTGATATGCGTGTCTTAAACCACATGGATCGCTATGACTTAGCAAAAGATGTAGTAGAAAGTATTCCTGAGCTAAATGAAAAGAATGCGGATTTCATTGATGAGATGGATAGCTTGCTTGCTAAACACCATCAATATATCCGTGATAACGGTAAAGATATGCCTGAAGTTACTGAATGGCAATGGAATGGTTTAAAATAAATATATTATTTTTTTAAGATCGGATTAATTTCCGATCTTTTTTAATTGTAGTTATTAAAAAATCATTGTATTGTTAGTGTGACATTTATTGTTATAATATATTGAGGAAAGTAAGTGTAATTATTAATAAATAAAAGATATTGTAGGAAGGGATGATGAGATGGATTTTAAAGATGTTTTAGCAAGTGAACATGCAACAAGAAAGTTTACTGATCAAAGAGTAAGCGAAAAAACTGTGATTAAGGTAATCGAAGAGGCTCAAAGAACGCCATCATTACTAAATTCACAACCATGGCGAATTTATGTGGCTGAAGGTGAGGTTGCAAAAGCAATAAGAAAAGATCATGAAGATAAGGTCTTGGCTCATGAAAAACCACATGAAGATTTTGCTTCATTGCTAAAAGTTGAGTGGGATACGTTTCCAAGTAAGAATATGGCAACAATGAGTGAAACTTTAGATTACTTTTTACGTGGTGAATCTGATGCTTTCGATCAAGCTCAAATAAAATTGTTTAACGCTCCGGTGATAGTATTTTTGACTATTCCTAAAAAATCTCCAGCTTGGTCAATTTTTGACTTAGGTGCGTTTTCGCAAACCTTAATGTTAGCTGCTAATAATCGTGGTTTAAGTACAATGCCAGCTCATGCTTTCGTTAAGTACCCAGATGTAATAAGAAAATATTTGGATATTCCAGAAGATGAATCAATTGGAATTGGTATTGGTTTAGGATATCCGAACAAGAAAGCAGCAATCAATAATTATAAGTCTAAACGTGTATCGTTAGATGAAGTTTTAAAGATTAAAAAAGATATCTAATTAAGAAACTCTTGAAGAAGTTAAAGTCTAGCTAATTTATTAGATGAATTCTTTAAGAGTTTTTTATTTGTTTATTTAAAATAAAATTAAAATATGGCATAATTATAAAAAATAAAGGAGAAGAAGAATGATGTTATTAGTTTCTCCTGAGCAATGGGCTAATTGGGATAAATGGTTTAATTACACATTGACAGGCTATATTTTAATTTTAGGGATAATTTTTTTATTTGTTGGATTGATTCCATTTTTATGCGTACATAATAAAATTACTTATACTTTATTTGGGGTGACAACCGTATTTTTAGTAACTTTTCTGGGGATAGCTTATTTTAAAAATAAGGAATCAAAAGAATATGTCAAAGAAAATCACTATTTAACGGCAATGGTTAGAGAGTATGATGCTCAGATTTTTTCTAATAAATATTATGATCCAGAGGAAATCGAGATGTTTAAATATGTAGCTGATATTCAGACCCCGTCTCATTTGCCTTCCGTTTACAAAAAGATACCAATGAAGCAAGAAGTTACCTATCTTGGTAAAAATGATTATTATGCCTTTATTAAATTAAATGATGTAGTAATGAAGTTCAGTCTGGCAGATTGTAAAAAAATTCCAGGAAGTAAAGCTTACTTTACAGGCTATCATTTTAAGATTAGAAATAAGAAGTTTTTGAAGTTAGGATTTATTGATTTAAAACATAATTTACGCGATAAAGTAGAACTACCAGCCGATTCCTATAACAAGCAAGTTTCAAGTAATATTGAAGAAAATTATAATCATCCCGGATTAGTTGCAAACTGGATCCCTGATTCAGCAAAATAATGCTAAAATAGAGATGTAATTATTTAATATATAAAAAAGGTGAAGATCACTTGTCTACAAGTACTATAACTACTAATTTAATTGTTATTTTCATAACGTTTTTAATTGCAATTTTCTTTGTTGTTGCTGAATTTGCTTTAGTGCAGACTAGATCGAGTCAGCTAGAAGATATGCTGGCAAACGGGCAAGGCAACCCTAAGAAACTAAAGCGTGCTCTACACATGGTTCATAATTTGAATGAGTCATTGTCTACCACTCAAGTAGGTACTACTTTAGTTGGTGTTATTTTAGGTTGGATTGGTCAAGGAACTATTGAAGAACTATTGACCGATGTGTTTAAAATGACACCTTGGTTTGGAGCAAAGACTAGCGGAGTATTAGGAGCAACTTTAGGTGTTGTATTGCTAACTTATTTAGAAGTTGTTGTAACTGAAATTGTTCCTAAGAATATTGCTATTGACATGCCCGTTAAGTGTTTAATGGCAGTTGTTACTCCTTTAGCTGCTTTCCATACGATTGTATATCCATTTGTATGGTTACTTAACCATAGTGCTAATGGATTGCTTCATTTATTAGGGATGCAGTCAGCTGATGAAGAAAGTGAAGTTTATTCACAATCTGAAATCTTACGTTTATCTCGTAACGCTGTAACTGGCGGCTCACTTGATAAAGACGATCTTTTGTACATGGAACGTGCTTTTGAATTAAATGATAAAGTTGCTAAAGATATCATGACAGACCGTACTCAACTTCAAGTTTTAAATGCAACTGATGATGTAAAGACAGCTTTAGAAAAATACATTAAAGATGGTTTCAGCCGTTTTCCAGTTGTGCGTGATAATGATAAAGATGATGTTGTAGGATACGTTTATGCTTATGATATCGTAAGTCAAGATCAGGAAAATCCTAATGTTCCGATTACTAGAATTATTAGAGCGATTATTACTGTGCCTGAATCAATGTTAATTCAAGATATTTTGAAATTAATGATTAAAAAGCACACACCAATTGTTTTAGTAGTTGATGAGTATGGTGGAACAAGTGGAATTGTAACTGATAAAGATATTTATGAAGAACTCTTCGGATCAATTAAGGATGAAATCGATGATGTTTCAGACGAATATATTGTCCGCGATGATCATGGAAATATCCATGTTTCAGGAAAGACTACTTTATACGATTTTGAACGTTACTTCCATACTAAGCTGAAAGCATTCGAAGATAGTGATATTATTACCATCGGTGGTTATATGATGGAACACTATCCTAATTTAAAACGTGGTGAGTCTGTTGATTTAGAAGGCTTTAAGTTTAAGCTAGTAAACATTGAACAAGGATTCATGCGTTGGTTCATCGTTTCTAAGATCGATCAAGCCAGTGAAAATGATGATTCAGAAAATAGCGATCAAAATGATAAAGAAAAAGATAAATAATCGGAAAAAGCACCTCAAGATAGGTGCTTTTTTGTCTAATTAAATGTTATAATTCTACTATTAACAACGCATTTATAAAAGGATATAGAGGGTTAAAATGCAAAATAGTGATAATATTGACAACATTATTGATCGTGTTTTATTTAGTCAAGATGACATCGAAGAGATTTGTCAAAGACTAGGTAAGCGATTAACTGAGGATTATGCTGGTAAGTTTCCATTAGTCATTGGGGTACTAAAGGGTGCTGTATACTTTATGACTGATTTAACACGCCATATGAATGTAAAAATGCAAAATGACTTTATGGATGTTTCAAGCTACGGTGATGGCTTTGAATCAACTGGTAAAGTTAGATTAGATATTGACGTTCAAGCAGATGTTAAGGGTAGAGATGTATTACTGGTTGAAGATATTGTTGATACTGGTCATACTCTAAAATTTATGAAGGATCTATTAATTGAACGTGGCGCAAAGAGTGTAAAGTGTTGCGCACTTCTTAATAAGACAGAACGCCGTGAAGATGATGTAGTTGTAGATTACTATGGCTCAAAAGTTGAAAATGAATTTGTAGTTGGCTATGGATTAGACTACTTAAATGCATATCGTAATCTACCTTATGTTGGTGTTTTAAAACCAGAAGTTATTCAAGCAAACTTAAACCGTTAATCATTCAAAATATCTTTATCATAAAATTAAAAAGGGTTGAGACTTTCTCCTTAGCTAGTGGAAGTTTCAACCCTTTATCTATGAGCTTTATTATTGGCGATTATTCTGTTTTTTCATATAGTAATAAATAGGAAGGCCCAATAGCGTTAGACCGATACCGGTTATTGAGAGCCAAAATTCATTAATTACAGTACTGATCACAATGAATAAACCACCACCAATTGAGATGATCGGGACAATCGGATACCAAGGAACAACATAAGGACGTTCTAGTTTAGGTTCGCGGTAGCGCAAAATTACCACTGCAATTGAAATTAAGGTGGTAAAGGTCCACATGACGAAGACGAGCATATTAGTTAACAGGTCAAAAGTTCCTAGTAGAATCATTATTAAAGATACCACGAGAATAATTAGGGCACTAAGAGTAGGTACACCTGTATTAACATTAGTGCGACTAATTTTATCAGAAAATGGTAACATCTTATTTTTGGCTAAAGTATAAGGTATTCTCATTCCCGTAAGCATAAAACCATTAATTGCGCCATAAACTGAAATTAAAATTCCAATCGTAACTAATTTACCGCCTAAACTACCAAATAGTTTTAACGAAGCTAAATAGGCAGTATTTTGATTGCCGATAATTTCTTTAAAAGGAAGAGCAGTCAGAAAAGCGTAGTTGACCAATACATAAATTAAAGTAATAGCAGATAGACCGATGATAATAGCTCTTGATAGATTCTTCTCAGGCTTTTCAATTTCACCAGCTAAATTAGTTACGTTAATCCAGCCATCATAAGCAAATAAAGCTGCAAGTAAACCACCGCTTAAGCCTGTCCAAAAAGATGTATTATGCCCAGCGCTTAAAGGGAATAAGTTAATATCGACTTTGCTTGAATTAAAAAGACCGAAAATCACAATTAAAGCAATTGGGATGGCCTTAAGAATAGTCATGACTGATTGCATTCGGGTTGAAAATTTTGTAGAAATAAAGTTTAAGCCCATTAAAAAGATGGCGAGCAGTAGACCAATTAAAGTTGCGTATTTAGCAGGTAAGTTAAATAAAACAACAAATTGTTGCCCGAATATTACACTTAAAGCTGCAATATTGGCAGGGAAATAGACTAGCATTTGAGCCCAGCCAAATAAAAAGCCCCAAATTTTTCCATAAGTATACTCGATGTACTTGATAGAGCCGCCAGTAACTGGAAGAGCAGCTGCAATTTCAGATACGGTAAGGCCAGAAGCGATGGAAACAATACCGGCTAAAATCCAGACGAAAAGAGTTAATGAGGAAGTGCCGGTTTCATGACTAATGCTTCCTATTTTGAAAAAAACGCCCCCACCAATTACAGTTCCAACGACTGTAGCTAGGGCTTGACCAAAGCTAATTTGTCTTTTCAAGATTGTGCTTTCCTTTCGATATATCTATAACTTTTAGTAATGATATCATTTTATACTAAATCTTAATGAAAGTGGTGTAGAAAGAAGAAGTTCGTTAAAATAGCTAATGGAGGGACTGAAATGCATCGTTATCGACATAAATATACTTTCCCAAGTATTATTATTTTACTCATTCTAGCTTTTTCAGGACTAGTATGGGGATACTTTAATATGAGGCAAAATACAACTGTTCCTCGTGGCTCAAATATGAGTGTATTAGGCATTGAACTAGACCAAACAAAAGATTACATTGATTTACATAAGCTAGAAAAAAATGGTATTTCTTTTGTATATTTGAGGTCAACACAAGGAAAATCTTATTTTGACGATAATTACTTACTTTATCGCGATCAAATTCAAGGAACTAACTTAAACTTTGGTACAATTATTGCTTATAGTGATGAAACGAGTAATCAAGAACAATACCAATACTTTTTGAATAAAGTTGGAACTAACACCGGAAGTTTGCCTGTTATGATTGTGCCAGCTGCTAGTCACTTGACTAAATCATATTGGAAGCGAATGGGAGTTTTTGCTCAAATGATAAATAATCTTGGAAAAAGAGTAATGATAGCTGGTGACTACCGTTATCATAATTATTTTCCAGAGGGAACACGGTTCTTATATACGGGAGCAAGTTTAAAAGATAGACGACACTATGCTTTTTGGTGTTACACTCAAAATGGAAGAGTTAAAAATATAGATAATCTCGAACGGAATGTAACTATGTTTGCTTATATTGGTACTAATACGCAGTACGAGCAATTATATGGTCAGCAAGGAACACAATAGAGGAAATAAAATGTATTCAAACGCAATTACACAAGTTTTAGAAAAAGAACATAAAAATAAACCAACCTTAATTCAAAAAAGAACATATGATGCTATTCGTAATGGTGCTAGCATCGTAGGCTTAGCTAAGACTGGTACTGGTAAAACTTTAGCTTATGGTTTGCCAGTAATGGAGCGAATTGCCGAAATTGGTGGTCGAGGCATTATTTTAGAACCAACCACTGAACTTGCGATCCAAACCAGAAATAATCTTTTACCTTATGCAAAATCATTAGGTTTAAAAACCATTGCATTAGTTGGAGCAGGAAATAGAAAAAGACAATTAGAACGCTTAAAAAAGGAAAAGCCGGAAATAATAATTGCTACACCAGGAAGATTTTTTGACTTTTTATCAGAGAATCGAATCAAGTATCAAGACATTAATGCTTTGGTGATTGATGAAGCGGATGATATTTTAGAATTCACAAAATTAGATTTACTGAGTTCATTAGGACAAAATTTATCTTCAACTGCTCAAATTTTACTTTTTGGAGCATCAGAGTCAGAAATAACAAAAGATGCCGAAGATTTGTTTAATCATACTTTCTTACTGATTGATGTGCGACCAGAGCAAAAATCTGAAGTTAAACATTACTTTTTACAAGTCTCAAATGAATATAAAATGCAGTTTTTGCAGCGGTTGGCAAAGTTAGATAAGTTTAAGGGTATTCTCTTTTTTGATAGTACAGAAAGTGAAATGAGATTTGCGCGAATTTTTAGTCATAGTAAGACAAAATTTGCTGTTTTAAGTAATGAAACTAGTAAGCAAAATAGAGAAAAGATTCTTAGTGATTTTAGAGCAGGACGAATTAAGTTTTTATTTGCGACTGATTTAGCAGCTCGTGGGTTAGACTTACCTGATGTTAGCTATGTTATTAACTTTGAAATTCCGAGTGAAGTAAATACCTACTTGCATCGGAGCGGTAGAACGGGCCGAATGAATAAATCAGGAACTGTTGTCACTCTTGGGGACGATCATGACTTTAGAGACTTGAAAAAATTACTGGCTGATACTTACCAAGTTCAAAGAGCATATTTTGCAGGCTATAGTTTAACGACTGAAAAACCAAAACGAAAAAAAGAAGAGCCAGAAACTCAAGAGAAGAAAGTAAAGGAAATTAAGCCTAAGCATAAAAAGAAGCGTTGGCGCAATAAGAAAAATAAAGGATATCATCCTCGAAAGGATAGAAGAGAAAAATAATGTCATCTTTAGTTAAATGGCTAGAAACTTATGTTTTGCCACCTGCATCGCGTTTAGCTCAACTACGCTGGCTAGTTGCAATGCGAGATACTTTTATTTCTTTACTGCCAATTACAATGGCCGGTTCAATTGCAATGCTATTTAATAGCATAATTAGAGCAGCTAAAGTACAAATGCATTGGGATACTTTTTATTCTTTAATGCAGCCTGTAGTAGCGATTGACAATATCATTTGGGAAGGTACATTTGCCCTTTTTGCGGTTTATTTTGCAATTTCTTGGGGTTATCACCTAGCTAAGACTTATGAAGTGAACCGATTTGCAGGTTCTGTCGCTTCTTTAGTTGCTTTTGCAATGAGCATTAGTGATTCTGTTAAATTGCACATTGATGGGGATGTAGTTGATATTAAAAATGCTTTTGATATCAAACAATTTTCTACAATGGGGCTATTTACAGCTATTATCTTTGGCTGTATTGGAACAGCATTATTTATTACATTTTATAAGGCTAGAATTAGACTAAAAGTAGATAGTAGTATGCCGCATGCAGAATGGGTTGCATTTAGTACTTTGATCCCGATCCTGCTTTCTATTTTTATTGTAGGTTTTGTTAATTATGCTTTTCAAAGGCTTACAGGAACCTATTTTGGTAATTGGCTGCTTACTACTATTCAAAGACCCTTGGTTAATTTAGGACAGGGCTTTGGAGTTGTTTTATTAGTTACATTTTTGGTTCAGATCTTCTGGTTCTTTGGAATTAACGGGATAAGTGTGCTAACTCCAGTAATGGATTCTTTGTGGTTGACACCAGAAAATATTAATGTTACAGCTGTTAGAAACAGTGAGCATGTTCCTTATATTTGGGTTCGCGACTCTTTTAATGTTTTTGCATGGTTTGGTGGAGCAGGCGGAACTCTGGTATTAATTATTGCCATTTTAATGTTTTCTAAGCGTAAAGATTATCGAACAATAGCAAAGATGGCTGTAGCACCAGGAATTTTTAATATTAATGAACCTATTATTTTCGGTCTGCCAGTTGTTTTTAATCCTGTCTATTTAATTCCGTTTGTTGTAGCTCCTTTAGTAAATGTATCATTAGCTTATTGGGCTACACAGGCTGGTTTAGTTAATCCGGTTCAAATTTTTGTTCCAACTGTAATGCCGCCACTTATTGGACCGTTCTTAGCTTGCAATTATGATTGGCGTGCTATTGTACTGGCTCTCATTAATATGGTAATTGCGCTTCTTATTTGGATGCCGTTTGTTTTTGCGGCAGATAAGATTGCTAAGCAAGATAATAATCAACGGAATTTCTATTTACCTCAATATTAAATTTATGATAGTGAAAAGCTAGTTTTTATGTTAAAGTAGAAACTAGTCCTGACCCCGTAGTTCATCTGGATAGAACAATGGTCTCCTAAACCGTAGAGGTGAGTTCGAATCTCACCGGGGTCATACATGAAAAAAGCATTTCTTCAATTAATGAGAAGAAATGCTTTTTTATTCATCTTAAACATATTTTAATGGGTTAATAAAAATCTCTAAAACAATCCAGAGAAAAATAATTAGTAATATTGCAATAATTCCAATTAAAACATGCTTAGTTTTTTGTGGGTAAGAGTTCCCAAAGAGGAAAACTAAGCAAAAGACTATAATGGTAATTAAAATTGCAGCTAAAGATAAAAAACTAAACATAAATTGCTCACTTTCCTTATAGTATATAAGTATAAAGTAGTTTGACAAATAGTACCAAAGAAAATTTAATTGGGGTATAGTAGAAGATACAAAATATAAGGTAAGGATAAATTATGAATAAAGTAAAAGTAATGACAGTTTTTGGTACTAGACCAGAAGCTATTAAAATGGCACCGTTAGTGTTGAAGCTAAAAAAAGATGATCGTTTTGAAGAGATAACAGTCGTAAGTGCTCAACATCGTGAAATGTTGGATCAGGTTTTAGATATTTTTAAAATTAAACCTGACTATGATTTTAATATCATGCATAAAAATCAAACATTAGAAGATATTACTTCAAAAGTAATGCTTGATATGGCTAAAGTAATAAAAAACGAGCAACCAGACATTGTTTTGGTTCATGGGGATACAACAACTAGCTTTGCGGCTGGCTTAGCAACTTTTTATGAACAAACAAAGTTAGGCCATGTGGAGGCTGGCCTTAGAACCTGGAATAAGTATTCTCCGTTTCCAGAAGAGATGAATCGGCAAATGACTGATGATTTAACTGATTTATATTTTGCACCAACTAAATTAAGCAAACAAAACTTAATTAAAGAAAACCATCCCGCTGATAATATTTATGTGACTGGGAATACTGCCATTGATGCTTTGGAACAGACGGTTAAAGAAGATTATCATCACGATGTTCTGGATGAAATTAACCCAGATAGTAAGATTATTTTAGTTACCATGCACCGCAGAGAGAATCAAGGAGAACCGATGCGACGCGTCTTTAAAGTTATGAAACAGGTAGTTGATAGTCATAAAGACGTTGAAATTATCTATCCGGTTCATCTGTCTCCACGTGTACAAAAGGTAGCTAAAGAGGTATTAAGTGACGATCCGCGAATTCACTTGATTAAACCCCTAGATGTAGTTGATTTTCATAATTTAGCTAAAAAAAGCTACTTTATTATGACTGATTCGGGTGGAGTTCAAGAAGAAGCTCCTTCTCTAGGTAAGCCAGTATTAGTTTTACGTGATACAACTGAGCGTCCTGAAGGGGTAGCAGCTGGAACTTTAAAACTTGTAGGAACCGAAGTAGAGAAGGTTCGTGCTGAAATGATACGGTTACTTGAAGATGAAAAAGCTTATACTGAAATGGCAAATGCGAAAAATCCATATGGGGATGGAAAAGCAGCTGATCGGATTATGGATGCAATTGCTTACTATTTTGACAAGGAACATAATCAAAAACCAGTTGATTTTAACTAAAAAAAGCTCCATTTTTATGGAGCTTTTTTAGATCACTTTTTATTAAAGTAGTCTTTAAATTTTTTAGCGAATTTACCACTAGTATTAAGAAAAATTGATTTGGTAGTTAAATAGTTGAAAATACCTACTAAAATTTGATCGATTATTTTTACAAAAAATGCATTCCAATGAAGCCAAGAAATACCAACTAGCATAATTAAGTTATCCGGGACTAAACTAATGACTCGGTAAATAAAGAATAAACAAATTTGGTAAACTACTCCATGATTTTTATCGACATTTTGAATGAATACACCATGTTTATTAAAAGAAAAAGAGGCTAAATTAGAAATAATAAATGCGATTGTGTTGGCATAAATCACAGGCATTTTCCAAATATTATGCAATAAAAGAAAGCAGGCAATATTAATAAGGGCTGCTAGAAAACCGAAGATAACATAAACATAAAAATTTCGGTGTCTCGCAACCAATTTACTCCCGAGTTCTCTCAACTGCTCTTGAGTAATCTTTTGCCCCTTCCTTTTAGGGTGATTTTTAGCCATTAAATGCCTCAACTATTTCTTCAGTAGCTTGATCAATTAAGGCAATGTCTTCATCATCGACTGCATTTTCTATTTTAACTGGTTTTGCTGCTTCAATAGCGCCACATTTAATAAATGCTTTTTCAAAATCATCTACATTTTCACAATAGTGATCTTTATAGGTCTTGTCTCCTGAACCCATTACAGCAAATTTTTTACCGGATAGGTCAAGTGTGATCAGTTGGTCATAAAAGTCTTTTAATTCATCAGTCATCACGCCTTCGCCATATGTATAAGTAACCATCACGCAAAGGTCAGCATCAAGATAAGAGCTAGCATCTGCAAAACTGACGTCAATATTTTCTACGTCAAAACCTGCATCTTGTAAGTTTTCTTCTAAAATTTCTGCCATATCTTCATCATTACCAGTCATGCTGGCAAAGACAATTTGTGCTTTCATGCAAAAAACTTCTTTCTATAACGTTTTCTCTTATTATACTAAAGAAGTATAGAGGTTTGTAAATCTTAAGAGAAATTATTTAAGAAAAGCTTTATAATGAATGGTTGAGACTTTCTTAATAACTACAAAATCATACCTATTTAAGGTATGCTAAGAGTATATAAATTAAAAAAGGAGACTTTTTAATGATAACAATTAAATCAAAGCGCGAGTTGCAAGGGATGCAAAAATCTGGTCGCGTTTTAGCAGCTATGTTTGAAGGTTTACGTGATGTTATTAAACCTGGAATTTCAACTTGGGAAATTGAAGAATTTGCTCAAGATTTTATGAAAAAACATGGTGGGCGTCTTTCAGAACAAGGTTTTGAAGGATATAAGTATGGAACTTGTATTAGTGTAAACGATGAAATTGCTCATGCGATTCCTAGAAAAGATAAGATCCTAAAAGAGGGTGACTTAGTCAGCGTTGACGTTACTTGCAACGTTGATGGCTATGAAACTGATTCATGTACTACTTATGGTGTTGGTGAAATTTCTGCCGAAGACAAAAAATTAATGGACGTTACTAAGAAAGCAATGTACATGGGAATTGATCAAGCGGTTGTTGGAAATCGTATTGGTGATATTGGTAGCGTTATTCAAAATTATGTTGAAGATGAAAATGGCTATGGTGATGTACGTGAACTTGTAGGCCATGGTATTCAACCATCAATCCACGAAGATCCAGAAGTTCCTCACTGGGGTAAGGCAGGTCATGGTCTGCGTTTACGCGAAGGAATGACTATTACAGTTGAACCAATGGTTGAAGCTGGTGGAGACTGGAGAATCGAACAAAAAACTGTATCAGATCCTAATGATGATTGGGTTTACTATGCAACTCCAGATGGTTCGAAGGCAGCTCAATTTGAACATACTTTTGCAATTACTCCAGATGGACCAAAGATCTTAACTTTGCAAAAGCCATATGATGGCTATGAAAAATATCTTCCTCACTTTTTAGATGAAGATTAATAGATAGTAAGACCATGAATTCTTTTCTCAATCAGACTAAAAACCGTATAACAGAGTTTTTTCAGTTATTATCTAAATATATTAGCCAAGGCGAGATAAATCAGACTTCAATTATTATTGCTTATTATGTGCTATTAAGTATTTTTCCAATCATAATTATTATTGGAAATGTTTTACCTTTGCTTAATATCGACACTGAGCCAATTGCTCGTTATCTTGAATTGATTTTTCCATCTCAAGTTTCAAGTCTAATTATGCCAATTATCAATGCTTTATTGAAAAAACACTCCAGTGGTTTTATTTCTCTTGGTATTGTGATTGCTATTTGGTCTTTAAGTTGTTTGGTTAATTCAATTCGCTTAGCAGCAAATAAAATTTATGGCGTTGATAAAAAAGAAAAAGGTAAGTCATGGTGGAACTATTTACTTGCTAGAACGTTTACTTTTGTTCTTTCTGTGATTTTGGTAGTTGGCTTTTCAATAATAATTTTTGTTGTTACCTTTGGTAGACAGATTATGGAATTCTTGGCTCCAATTTTTAATCTATCCTTGTGGTGGGTATATAAGTTAGAAAATTATCGTTGGCCGATTATAATTTTGGTTATGGTTATTATAAATTTGTATATTAACTATGTCATTCCCAACATCACTGTACAAAAGCGCATAGTATGGCCTGGAGTATGGTTTACTGTAGTGAGCTG encodes:
- a CDS encoding nitroreductase encodes the protein MDFKDVLASEHATRKFTDQRVSEKTVIKVIEEAQRTPSLLNSQPWRIYVAEGEVAKAIRKDHEDKVLAHEKPHEDFASLLKVEWDTFPSKNMATMSETLDYFLRGESDAFDQAQIKLFNAPVIVFLTIPKKSPAWSIFDLGAFSQTLMLAANNRGLSTMPAHAFVKYPDVIRKYLDIPEDESIGIGIGLGYPNKKAAINNYKSKRVSLDEVLKIKKDI
- the hpt gene encoding hypoxanthine phosphoribosyltransferase — translated: MQNSDNIDNIIDRVLFSQDDIEEICQRLGKRLTEDYAGKFPLVIGVLKGAVYFMTDLTRHMNVKMQNDFMDVSSYGDGFESTGKVRLDIDVQADVKGRDVLLVEDIVDTGHTLKFMKDLLIERGAKSVKCCALLNKTERREDDVVVDYYGSKVENEFVVGYGLDYLNAYRNLPYVGVLKPEVIQANLNR
- a CDS encoding APC family permease, giving the protein MKRQISFGQALATVVGTVIGGGVFFKIGSISHETGTSSLTLFVWILAGIVSIASGLTVSEIAAALPVTGGSIKYIEYTYGKIWGFLFGWAQMLVYFPANIAALSVIFGQQFVVLFNLPAKYATLIGLLLAIFLMGLNFISTKFSTRMQSVMTILKAIPIALIVIFGLFNSSKVDINLFPLSAGHNTSFWTGLSGGLLAALFAYDGWINVTNLAGEIEKPEKNLSRAIIIGLSAITLIYVLVNYAFLTALPFKEIIGNQNTAYLASLKLFGSLGGKLVTIGILISVYGAINGFMLTGMRIPYTLAKNKMLPFSDKISRTNVNTGVPTLSALIILVVSLIMILLGTFDLLTNMLVFVMWTFTTLISIAVVILRYREPKLERPYVVPWYPIVPIISIGGGLFIVISTVINEFWLSITGIGLTLLGLPIYYYMKKQNNRQ
- a CDS encoding DEAD/DEAH box helicase; the encoded protein is MYSNAITQVLEKEHKNKPTLIQKRTYDAIRNGASIVGLAKTGTGKTLAYGLPVMERIAEIGGRGIILEPTTELAIQTRNNLLPYAKSLGLKTIALVGAGNRKRQLERLKKEKPEIIIATPGRFFDFLSENRIKYQDINALVIDEADDILEFTKLDLLSSLGQNLSSTAQILLFGASESEITKDAEDLFNHTFLLIDVRPEQKSEVKHYFLQVSNEYKMQFLQRLAKLDKFKGILFFDSTESEMRFARIFSHSKTKFAVLSNETSKQNREKILSDFRAGRIKFLFATDLAARGLDLPDVSYVINFEIPSEVNTYLHRSGRTGRMNKSGTVVTLGDDHDFRDLKKLLADTYQVQRAYFAGYSLTTEKPKRKKEEPETQEKKVKEIKPKHKKKRWRNKKNKGYHPRKDRREK
- a CDS encoding GH25 family lysozyme, with the protein product MHRYRHKYTFPSIIILLILAFSGLVWGYFNMRQNTTVPRGSNMSVLGIELDQTKDYIDLHKLEKNGISFVYLRSTQGKSYFDDNYLLYRDQIQGTNLNFGTIIAYSDETSNQEQYQYFLNKVGTNTGSLPVMIVPAASHLTKSYWKRMGVFAQMINNLGKRVMIAGDYRYHNYFPEGTRFLYTGASLKDRRHYAFWCYTQNGRVKNIDNLERNVTMFAYIGTNTQYEQLYGQQGTQ
- a CDS encoding hemolysin family protein produces the protein MSTSTITTNLIVIFITFLIAIFFVVAEFALVQTRSSQLEDMLANGQGNPKKLKRALHMVHNLNESLSTTQVGTTLVGVILGWIGQGTIEELLTDVFKMTPWFGAKTSGVLGATLGVVLLTYLEVVVTEIVPKNIAIDMPVKCLMAVVTPLAAFHTIVYPFVWLLNHSANGLLHLLGMQSADEESEVYSQSEILRLSRNAVTGGSLDKDDLLYMERAFELNDKVAKDIMTDRTQLQVLNATDDVKTALEKYIKDGFSRFPVVRDNDKDDVVGYVYAYDIVSQDQENPNVPITRIIRAIITVPESMLIQDILKLMIKKHTPIVLVVDEYGGTSGIVTDKDIYEELFGSIKDEIDDVSDEYIVRDDHGNIHVSGKTTLYDFERYFHTKLKAFEDSDIITIGGYMMEHYPNLKRGESVDLEGFKFKLVNIEQGFMRWFIVSKIDQASENDDSENSDQNDKEKDK